One window from the genome of Penaeus monodon isolate SGIC_2016 chromosome 4, NSTDA_Pmon_1, whole genome shotgun sequence encodes:
- the LOC119571813 gene encoding WD repeat-containing protein 5B-like (The sequence of the model RefSeq protein was modified relative to this genomic sequence to represent the inferred CDS: added 22 bases not found in genome assembly) → MSSEGHTGVIRCLAADPWRIVSASDDKTIKVWDRETLRRLVTLRNHTDGVTCLAFNDHVIVSGSYDKTVKLWDFSVC, encoded by the exons GTGTGATACGGTGCCTAGCTGCTGATCCTTGGAGGATTGTGAGTGCCTCTGATGACAAAACAATTAAG GTTTGGGACCGTGAAACTTTACGTCGACTGGTGACACTTCGTAATCACACTGATGGTGTCACCTGCCTCGCCTTCAACGACCATGTGATTGTTAGTGGATCTTATGACAAGACTGTCAAGCTTTGGGACTTCAGTGTCTGctga